CTATTATTCTATGGGAAAATCGGACAATATTAAAGCCATTGCGAAAGAGGTTTTTTAAGTTAGGCCCTTAGTTATAGGACTCTTTAAAGGAGTACAAGTAATAATTTCAGTTTTAATTGGGAAATACAATCAACCAATAACTAAAAACTAACAACCAACTTTACTACCTTTGACCCCCATGAAACAGCAATGTTTTTTGTTAATGTCCCTTTTGGGAACGCTATGTTTTTCCCAAAATTCGGAAATCAAAAAACATACCTTGGATTTTAGCCAATTCTATGGCTCGATCTTACTTCATAACCCTGATATTTCCCATTTAATTGCCAACCACCCCGGTGGTTTTATTTTGGGTTACAATCGGAAAACCTATGGTTCCCAAGAATGGGAGGAACTCTATAATTATCCGGATTATGGTGCCTCGTTCATTTATCAGGATATGAATAATGCTACATTGGGGAGGAATTTTGGGCTATATGCGCACTATAATTTTTACTTCCTTAAAAGAAATATCCAGTTTAGGATAGGACAGGGTATTGCCTACACGACCAATCCGTATGATAAAGTCGAAAACTTTAGGAACAATGCTTATGGCTCGGACTTTATGAGTTCTACCTATCTCATGGTCAACTACCATAAAGAAAACATTATTGCAGGATTGGGCTTTAAAGCTGGGGTTTCTGTCATCCATTATTCCAATGGTAATTTTAGGTCCCCGAATACTTCCACGAATACCTTTGCTTTAAATATGGGCCTTACCTATGATTTGGACGGAGGAGAGGAATTGTCCTATATCAATACTTCGGATAGGGAGAAAATTAGCGAGCCCGTAAAATATAATTTGATTTTAAGGGGAGGACTTAATGAGAGTGATGTAATCGATTCAGGGCAATACGGATTCTTTATTTTCTCCGTCTATGCGGATAAGCGATTGGGGAGGAAAAGTGCCATTCAGCTGGGAGGGGATGTGTTCTTTTCTAATTTTTTGAAGGAGTTGATTCGGTTTCAGGGCACGTCATTTCCTGAGATGGACGTAAGGCCCGATGATGATTATAAAAGGGTTGGCGTTTTTTTAGGTCACGAACTATTTATCAATAGTATGTCTATTATTACCCAGTTAGGTTATTATGTGTATTATCCATTTGATTTTGAAGGAAGAATGTATAATAGAATCGGATTGAAAAGATATTTTGGAAACAAAATATTCGGTGCCATTACCCTGAAATCGCACGGGGCAGCAGCCGAGGCCGTGGAATTTGGTGTAGGAATTAGATTGTAATTCATGAAAAACCTAAATACAAACATAAAAAGGGTATTTGTTTCCATAGAAACAGTTTTTATGGTTTTGATGCTTTGTATTAATTCATCCTGCAATTCGGAAAACGCACCGGATTGTTTACAAACAGCTGGTGATTTGGTGCGAGAGGAAATAGTGCTGCCTGAATTCACCAAGATAACGGTATTCGAAAAAGTAGCGCTTGTTCTATCAGAAGGGGATACGCAAAAAGTGGAACTCGAGACTGGTGAAAACCTTAGGGAGGAAGTCTCCTTAGCGGTGGAGGGTGACCGACTTATTTTACGCAACGCGAATGGCTGTAATCTTTTTAGGGAGTATGGTTTAACAACCGTTTATGTGACCTCACCGAACATTACGGAAATTAGAAGTAGCACGGGTCTTCCCATAAAAAGTGATGGGGTGTTGGCCTATCCAAGTTTGACTTTACTTTCAGAAAGTTTTGTAGTCCCGGAAGCTGAAACCACGGATGGGGAATTTAATTTGGATTTAAATACGGGGAGTTTAAATATTGTCGTAAATGGTATAGCCTATTTTAACTTGCGAGGGGCTACCCAAAACCTAAACATGAACATTGCAGCGGGCGATTCTAGAATAGAGGCACGGGAGTTACTGGCCCAGACGGTCTCAATTAATCACAGAGGAAGCAACGATATGTTGGTCAACCCCCAAGAATCCATTTCTGGAACTATTCGTGGAAATGGCGATGTTATTTCCTTTAATCGCCCTGAGAATGTGGATGTCCAAGAAATTTTTAATGGTCGGTTGATTTTTAGGGATTGATTTATCAACCTGAACTTCTTGTTGGGTCCGTACAAGATGGACAATGAGTCATATTTTGTAACTTTATGGTACCTAATTTTTAGAAAAGTGAAAACACCGCTTTTACTTTGCATGTTATTGCTCGGGGTCTACCTTAGCCCAATTACGGCCATATGCAGTTCTGGTGGCATGGCTTCTGCACGAAATACGTCTGGTTCCAATGAAATGGCTTTCCCAATACAGGAGGAAGAACCTATGGGCCGGTCGGTAGAGGATACAATAACCGAGGCATATACGGCAAAGTTGGAGTTTTACAAAAAGGATTCCCTGAAAATTTTAATAGTCAAATTAATAGGAATTCAACAATTGGCAGAAAAGGGACTATTGGACAAGGATATAGCCGAAAACCCAAAATACTACACTTCCCTTTTAACGGAATTACAAAAAAGCGATATGAAGCCAGAGGAGTATCAATTCTTATCCCGTAGGATGGCTTTTTTAACACTTGCCGACGTAGAGCAAAAATATAGTTGGAGTAAAATGGCGAATCTAGGACTAATACTATTGCTTTTCGGACTAACGGTAGCGTTGTTTCGGTTCAAGAAAAAAGGTTTCTATCCCAAGGAGTCCCTTACCAGACAGGAACAGAATATTCGCCAATTGATTCTAATGGGCAGGAGTAATAAGGAAATTGCCAGTGAACTGTTTATCAGTCCGAGTACGGTAAAGACCCATATCACCAATATCTATCAAAAGCTGAATATCTCCTCAAGAACGGAATTGCTGAGAAAATTCAAAAATTAGTACGGGTACTAGTCTATAAATACAACGTTTTTTAATTTGCCTTTTTCCCTTCGTTGAAGTCCTTTGAGAAAAGGATTTGGTATATGTTGGAAAATAAATTTAAGAAGTGGAATACCGTTCTAGGGTGGACGGTTTTTTCCGTATCACTTGTCGTGTATTCCTTAACGGTGGAACCCACTGTAAGTTTTTGGGATTCGGGTGAGTTGATTTCCGCTTCCGCAAAACTGCAAATAGCCCATCCACCTGGGGCACCTTTTTTACAAATGCTTGGAGCATTTTTTTCCCTATTTGCAAAAGATGCGTCACAAATTGCCTTCATGGTAAATTATGTATCCGTGCTGTCAAGTGCCTTTACCATACTATTTCTTTTTTGGACCATTACGCGCCTGTTAAAAGACCTTTTGCACAAATCGACCCATAATCGTGCTTCGGATATCATGGTCTTGGGTAGTGGTGTGGTTGGTTCTTTAACCTTTACTTTTTCCGATAGTTTTTGGTTTAATGCTACCGAAACGGAAGTGTACGCCACGGCCAGTCTAGTCCTGTCATTATTGTTTTGGCTGGGCCTTAGATGGGTTGATGATATAGGGGATTCTAGAGGCAATCGCTGGTTGCTACTTATTTCATTTGTTACGGGGCTAACCTTTGGTATTCAGTTTATGGGGTTTTTAGTAATTCCGGCCATAGGCTTACTTTTTTATTTTAAGAGATATAGAGATATTACCTTCAAGAATTTTGTGGCTGCCCATTTTTTGGCAGTGGGTATGCTTATGATGGTCTTTAAGTTTTCGTTCACCCTGTTGCTAAAGTTCTTTGGATGGGGAGAGGTGTTTTTTGTAAATACTTTTGGCCTGCCTTTTCATTCTGGAAGTTTACTTTTCGGACTGGTTATTTTATCCGTCTTTCTGGTGGTGGTCCGTTATACGATAAAAAGAAGGCTTTACAAGCTAAACACAATACTACTTTCCATAATGTTTTTGTTGCTGGGCTGCTCTACTTGGTTCATGTTGCCGATAAGGGCGAATGCCCAAACGGTAATCAATGAGAATGACCCAGCCAATGCCAAGGCTTTATTGGCGTATTACAATAGGGAGCAATATCCCGCGGCCGAAAGCCCTTTTTATGGAGCCTATTATTCGGATAAATACGCATCTAATCATCCGGATAAGGACGATAGCCCTAAATATGAAAAGAATGTAAAGACGGGTAAATACGAAATCATAAATGATTATAAAGAGGCCTTGCAGGGCACAAGCGAGGCCCATTCCGGGTGGCTGCCCAGAATGTGGAGCGATCAAAATGCAGAGAACTACATGCGCTATTACGGTTTGTTGGATTTTTCAATAAAACCTGAATATGTAAAAAACAGGGAACTGCAAGAAGCCGTTGGGAATATTAGGAAGCAACTGGAAAATAATAGGATTGGAGTGGAGGAATATATCAAATTTTTGGAGGATGCAAAGGACTATTTGGAGGTACACCCACCAACTTTATGGCAAAATTTAGAGTATCTCTTTCATTTTCAATTCGGATATATGTATTGGCGTTATTTTATGTGGAATTTCGTGGGTAGACAAAATGATGTACAAGGACGTTTTGACGGTAATGGGGATTGGTTTTCGGGCATTGCTGCAATAGACGGTTTTCGTTTGGGAAACCAGAAAAAATTGCCAGATGCGCAACTTCAAAACAAAGGAAGGAACACCTATTATTTTCTACCTCTTATATTGGGTCTTTGCGGATTATTTTTTCATGCCTCAAAAGACCGGAAACGGTTTTGGATACTTTGTGTTTTTTTTCTCTTCACCGGATTGGCAATACAATTTTACACCAATCCACCCATATTTCAACCTCGGGAACGGGATTATTCCTTGGTGGGTTCCTTTTACGTGTTTGCGATTTGGATCGGTCTGGGAGTTTATGCTGTATTCAAAATTTTAATAAACTATATGAAGCCAAAGTTGTTGGTTCCGGTTGTTTTATTAGGGTGTTTTGTGGCGGTACCTATGCTTATGGCGCAGGAAAATTGGAATGATCATGACAGGTCAGGAAGGTATACAGCACTCACAATGGCTAAAATGTACTTGGATTCCACCCAAAAAGATGTGGGTTCCATTCTTTTCACCATTGGTGATATAGATACATTTCCATTGTGGTATGCGCAGGAGATCGAAAAATATAGAACGGATACCCGTGTTATTGTAACAACCTATTTTAATGCGGACTGGTACATAGATCAAATGAAAAGACAGGCATATGAAAGTCCGGCCATACCCTCCCAACTTACCCATGAGCAGTATCGCTACGGAACCCGGGATGTGGTATATTATGCTCCGGTATCGGATAAGCGATGGTCCATACAGGATTTTATGAAATGGATTTCCAGCGATGCTCCACAAACTAAAGTAAAATATCTATTGCAACAACAAGGACGCGATATCAGTGGTTATTCCAATGGCTATCTCAACGCCATATATTATCCCACCTATAAGTTACGTGTTCCTGTAAACAGAGAAAAAGTTTTGGATAGCGGCCTTGTAAAAGAGGAGGATGCCTTAAAAATTGTGGATTACATAGATATTGACTTGCCACAATCTGGAATAGGAAAAGGGAGTCTTTTAATGCTGGATATTATTGCGAACAATAATTGGGAACGGCCCATTTATTTCTCCGGTGGTAGTTTTGATGATTCCGAGTATGTTTGGATGACCGACTATTTGCAATTGGATGGTCTGGTCTATAAATTGGTGCCGATAAAAACCAAGTCTGAAAATATTTTCGATAAGGGAAGAATAGATTCTGATTTAATGTTGGACATAGTAAAAACATGGGACTGGGGAAATTCTGGTAGTGCGGATATTTACCATGACCCACAAACAAGGAAACAGTTTGGGGTAACCAATAGGATTGCCTTGGCCCGTTTGTTGGAAAAACTATTGGAAGAACATAAACCCAAAAAAGCAAAAGAGCTGATAAACATGACCATGGAAAATATTCCTTTGGCATTTTATGGTTATCCCACTTTCGTAGAACCGTTTTTGTCCGGTTATTACAAATTGGGGGAAAAGGCAAGAGCAGATGAATTATTTATTGATTTGTCGAAAAAATATAGGGATAATCTGGAGTATTACCTATCCCTAGATGAAGAGGACCAATATGCCAAGGCACAATTGATTCTCTCGGATTTATATGGATATAATAGATTGATAGATATTTTATTGGAAAATGGACAAGAACAAAAAGGAAAGTTGGAAACCTCCATTTTGAATGAATATTTGGATAAATTGGGAAATGTATTAGATTGAAGCATATTAAAAACATGTTAAAGCCCACCAAACATCATTTTGTTTAATTAATGTTATTTAACTTTAAACAAAAAAAACATGAAAAAAGTAATATACATTGCGTCATTATTATCAATACTATTTTATACAAATCAATCCTATGCCCAAGAGATTACCGTTTTTCAAGGTATGTGGGGTGATGAGTTTTATCAGGATAAGGATAAAATGACTTGGAAGGAATTTGGAATGGCCATGGATTCCAATCCAGCTTCGGAAGTGTATTGGTCGAAATCCAAAAAACAATTTGGGGTAACCTTCGCGGCCGCAACCGCCAATTTGGGTTTTGGTATTTGGTACTTGGTCAATGAGAACAATGACAAGGAAACGACGGCCCCAATCATTGGTTTTGCAAGTACAGCAGTGGTAGGTTCCATTTTTTACTGCCTTGCCAATAAGAATAAGAAAAATGCTATTTTGGAATTCAACGATAGTTTAGGAAAGACTACCTACAGGTTAGTTCCTTCCGATAAGGGAATTGGATTGGCCTTAAAGTTTTGATTCTCGCTAAAATCAAATTTTCACTTCTTTTTCTAATTTTTTAAAAAAGTCTAAGGACTTTTCTTGGCTATTTAAATATAATTACTACATTAGCCGCGGTTTTAAAGATTATGACAAAGCAATATTTCTGGAACGGTTTTTATTTTTACTTCTTTTTTAAGAGAGGTGCGGGACTGTTGTAGTGTATTGAAAAAAATATAATATAAAAGTCCCGTGAAAAACGGGACTTTTTTTTTAGGAAAAGTTGTGGCGTTACGAATAGCTATACAGGGAATAAAAGGGTCCAATCATCATCAGGTAGCGAAGGACTATTTTGATGGGGAGTTGGAATTGGTAGAATGTCTATCCTTCGATGCGGTAGTGGACCAATTACTACAAAAGAAGGCCGATAAGGGTGTAATGGCCATTGAGAACTCCATTGCCGGCTCAATCATTCCCAATTATGCGTTGGTGCACCGTAATAACCTCCATATTATCGGGGAATATTACTTGAACATCCATCATAATTTAATGGTGTTGAAGGGGCAAAAATTTGAGGATATAAAAGAAGTCAGCTCACACCCTATGGCGCTACTCCAATGTAAAGAATTTTTTAAGGATTACCCCGGTATAAGGTTGATAGAGGATGTGGATACGGCCGAAACGGCCAAGCGAATCCATGAGCAAAGATTGGAACATGTAGCGGCCATAGCACCCAAGGTTGCGGCCGAATTATATGATTTGGACATCGTAGCAGATAACATCCAGACCATTAAAAATAATTCTACTCGTTTTATTATTGTAAAGACAAAAAATAAGGAGCTTCCCAAGGAGGAAATAAACAAAGCTTCCCTGCGGTTTCTTACGGACCATAAGCGCGGCAGCTTGGCTACGGTGCTGAATGTGATGAGCGATTGCAACCTAAACCTGACCAAGATTCAGTCGCTTCCAGTTATAGAAACCCCATGGAAATATTCATTTTTTGTGGATGTAACCTTTACAAAATATAGTGATTTCGCCAAGGCCAAATCACTATTGAATATCATGTTGGAAGATATAAAAGTTTTAGGGGAATATAAAAATGCCATGATATGATTGAAACGGCCGAACGATTAAAATCGGTAAAGGAATACTATTTCTCTAAGAAGTTAAGGGAAGTACGGGGACTAATGGCCAAAGGTAGGCCTATCATCAATATGGGTATAGGAAGCCCTGACCTGGCTCCTTCACCAGAGGTAATTCAAAGTGTTCAAAGTGCTATTTTAGATGAAGGTGCGCACCAGTATCAGAGCTATCAAGGATTGCCGGAACTAAGAAATGGTATAGCCAAATTCTATAAGGAAAGGTTTGGGGTAATGGCAAATCCAGCAAACGAAATACTGCCCTTAATGGGCTCCAAGGAGGGTATTATGCATATTAGCATGGCATTCCTCAATAAAGGTGATGGCGTTCTAGTACCCAATCCGGGATACCCAACCTATACCTCGGTTACTAAATTGGTAGAGGCTGAACCGATATATTATGATCTTACCGAATCAAATGGCTGGTTTCCGGATTTGGATATATTGGAATCACAGGATTTGAGCGGAGTAAAATTGATGTGGTTGAGTTATCCGCATATGCCTACTGGGGCCACTGCCACTGAGGAACAATTTTCAAATCTGATTGCTTTTGCGAAAAGAAACCAAATTCTCTTGGTAAACGACAACCCATACAGCTTTGTGCTCAATGACAAACCCAAAAGCATTTTGGCCATAGATGGCGCCATGGATGTTTGTCTGGAACTCAATTCCTTGAGCAAAACCTTTAATATGGCAGGTTGGCGTGTCGGTTTTGTTTTGGGCCACTCCACCTTTATAGAGGCTATTTTAAAGGTAAAGAGCAATATGGATTCCGGTATGTTTTATGGAATTCAAAAGGGAGCTGTGGCCGCGTTGGAAAGTACGGATGTCTGGTATAGCAACCTTAATGAAGTCTATAAAGAGAGAAGAGACCTAATCTTTAAACTGGCGGATAAATTAGGTTGTAGTTACGATGAGCATGCCGTTGGAATGTTCGTTTGGGCCAAACTGCCCATGAGTGTTAATTCTTCGGAGGAATTCATAGATAACGTGTTATATCATAAGGATATCTTCATTACCCCGGGAACCATTTTTGGAAGTAATGGAGAGGGATATATTAGATTTTCGTTATGTGTGACCAAAGAAAAAATTCAGGAAGCCATAGATAGATTATAATATGAACGTTTTTGTAATCGGTATAGGATTGATAGGAGGTTCCTTCGTAAAGGATATCAAGGCAAAAATGCCAGAGGCTAAGATTTTTGGAATCGATGCCAATCCGGAACATTTGGAAGAGGCCTTGGCATTGGGTCTTATTGAATACAAGGCGACGTATAGTGATTTGGATAAGGCCGATTTTGTGATTGTTAGTATTCCGGTGAATGCCACAGTGAAGGAATTGCCAAAAATATTGGACATAGTACATGATGATTGTGTGGTTTGTGATGCGGGATCTACCAAGGAACTTATTTGTAGGGCATTGGCAAATCACCCTAAAAGAAGAAATTTTTTGGCTTGCCACCCCATTGCGGGAACGGAGTTTTCCGGTCCTTCGGCGGCCA
This window of the Maribacter cobaltidurans genome carries:
- a CDS encoding acyloxyacyl hydrolase; protein product: MKQQCFLLMSLLGTLCFSQNSEIKKHTLDFSQFYGSILLHNPDISHLIANHPGGFILGYNRKTYGSQEWEELYNYPDYGASFIYQDMNNATLGRNFGLYAHYNFYFLKRNIQFRIGQGIAYTTNPYDKVENFRNNAYGSDFMSSTYLMVNYHKENIIAGLGFKAGVSVIHYSNGNFRSPNTSTNTFALNMGLTYDLDGGEELSYINTSDREKISEPVKYNLILRGGLNESDVIDSGQYGFFIFSVYADKRLGRKSAIQLGGDVFFSNFLKELIRFQGTSFPEMDVRPDDDYKRVGVFLGHELFINSMSIITQLGYYVYYPFDFEGRMYNRIGLKRYFGNKIFGAITLKSHGAAAEAVEFGVGIRL
- a CDS encoding head GIN domain-containing protein; translated protein: MKNLNTNIKRVFVSIETVFMVLMLCINSSCNSENAPDCLQTAGDLVREEIVLPEFTKITVFEKVALVLSEGDTQKVELETGENLREEVSLAVEGDRLILRNANGCNLFREYGLTTVYVTSPNITEIRSSTGLPIKSDGVLAYPSLTLLSESFVVPEAETTDGEFNLDLNTGSLNIVVNGIAYFNLRGATQNLNMNIAAGDSRIEARELLAQTVSINHRGSNDMLVNPQESISGTIRGNGDVISFNRPENVDVQEIFNGRLIFRD
- a CDS encoding response regulator transcription factor, which produces MKTPLLLCMLLLGVYLSPITAICSSGGMASARNTSGSNEMAFPIQEEEPMGRSVEDTITEAYTAKLEFYKKDSLKILIVKLIGIQQLAEKGLLDKDIAENPKYYTSLLTELQKSDMKPEEYQFLSRRMAFLTLADVEQKYSWSKMANLGLILLLFGLTVALFRFKKKGFYPKESLTRQEQNIRQLILMGRSNKEIASELFISPSTVKTHITNIYQKLNISSRTELLRKFKN
- a CDS encoding glycosyltransferase family 117 protein, which gives rise to MLENKFKKWNTVLGWTVFSVSLVVYSLTVEPTVSFWDSGELISASAKLQIAHPPGAPFLQMLGAFFSLFAKDASQIAFMVNYVSVLSSAFTILFLFWTITRLLKDLLHKSTHNRASDIMVLGSGVVGSLTFTFSDSFWFNATETEVYATASLVLSLLFWLGLRWVDDIGDSRGNRWLLLISFVTGLTFGIQFMGFLVIPAIGLLFYFKRYRDITFKNFVAAHFLAVGMLMMVFKFSFTLLLKFFGWGEVFFVNTFGLPFHSGSLLFGLVILSVFLVVVRYTIKRRLYKLNTILLSIMFLLLGCSTWFMLPIRANAQTVINENDPANAKALLAYYNREQYPAAESPFYGAYYSDKYASNHPDKDDSPKYEKNVKTGKYEIINDYKEALQGTSEAHSGWLPRMWSDQNAENYMRYYGLLDFSIKPEYVKNRELQEAVGNIRKQLENNRIGVEEYIKFLEDAKDYLEVHPPTLWQNLEYLFHFQFGYMYWRYFMWNFVGRQNDVQGRFDGNGDWFSGIAAIDGFRLGNQKKLPDAQLQNKGRNTYYFLPLILGLCGLFFHASKDRKRFWILCVFFLFTGLAIQFYTNPPIFQPRERDYSLVGSFYVFAIWIGLGVYAVFKILINYMKPKLLVPVVLLGCFVAVPMLMAQENWNDHDRSGRYTALTMAKMYLDSTQKDVGSILFTIGDIDTFPLWYAQEIEKYRTDTRVIVTTYFNADWYIDQMKRQAYESPAIPSQLTHEQYRYGTRDVVYYAPVSDKRWSIQDFMKWISSDAPQTKVKYLLQQQGRDISGYSNGYLNAIYYPTYKLRVPVNREKVLDSGLVKEEDALKIVDYIDIDLPQSGIGKGSLLMLDIIANNNWERPIYFSGGSFDDSEYVWMTDYLQLDGLVYKLVPIKTKSENIFDKGRIDSDLMLDIVKTWDWGNSGSADIYHDPQTRKQFGVTNRIALARLLEKLLEEHKPKKAKELINMTMENIPLAFYGYPTFVEPFLSGYYKLGEKARADELFIDLSKKYRDNLEYYLSLDEEDQYAKAQLILSDLYGYNRLIDILLENGQEQKGKLETSILNEYLDKLGNVLD
- a CDS encoding prephenate dehydratase produces the protein MALRIAIQGIKGSNHHQVAKDYFDGELELVECLSFDAVVDQLLQKKADKGVMAIENSIAGSIIPNYALVHRNNLHIIGEYYLNIHHNLMVLKGQKFEDIKEVSSHPMALLQCKEFFKDYPGIRLIEDVDTAETAKRIHEQRLEHVAAIAPKVAAELYDLDIVADNIQTIKNNSTRFIIVKTKNKELPKEEINKASLRFLTDHKRGSLATVLNVMSDCNLNLTKIQSLPVIETPWKYSFFVDVTFTKYSDFAKAKSLLNIMLEDIKVLGEYKNAMI
- a CDS encoding pyridoxal phosphate-dependent aminotransferase, yielding MIETAERLKSVKEYYFSKKLREVRGLMAKGRPIINMGIGSPDLAPSPEVIQSVQSAILDEGAHQYQSYQGLPELRNGIAKFYKERFGVMANPANEILPLMGSKEGIMHISMAFLNKGDGVLVPNPGYPTYTSVTKLVEAEPIYYDLTESNGWFPDLDILESQDLSGVKLMWLSYPHMPTGATATEEQFSNLIAFAKRNQILLVNDNPYSFVLNDKPKSILAIDGAMDVCLELNSLSKTFNMAGWRVGFVLGHSTFIEAILKVKSNMDSGMFYGIQKGAVAALESTDVWYSNLNEVYKERRDLIFKLADKLGCSYDEHAVGMFVWAKLPMSVNSSEEFIDNVLYHKDIFITPGTIFGSNGEGYIRFSLCVTKEKIQEAIDRL